A genomic stretch from Strongyloides ratti genome assembly S_ratti_ED321, chromosome : 1 includes:
- a CDS encoding Speckle-type POZ protein, translating into MDRNIIGHIPDLSFEGDDEYQERERDQRLQDGDDLPTNRLHVSATSTEMDTLRFVHRWVVKQFPVYQELYNTGDFLESNCFGSSDGNYKFRLKLFPKGKDDDCHSFLSLYLTIRNCPTNRIKFKVNFYVETTEGTKACSLNRNMVTIHKGGIVTASKFYALEEIRDKPSLFLPDEALTICAELLVFKDPTSRRVGMDQLGEAFADDLVDADNIDFPMRFDSISYPVNFPTPLSTKLKLLGSQEETDVRLSMTQTILQDKLDVCKDVGKLFMNDELTDFTIICNGVSFRVHKAILSARCTYFATMFSDETNMECKSGEVTFEDFDNEIMKAVLRFIYTGEVLEESKSIEMLGAADRLQLDSLKTFIEKCLVSEVNQSTVCNLLLHADIYNAERLRKRCINCIGRYQSKILQSEDWDEIEKKNPTLASQTLKAVVMRNHRTQATVRAAPMENNVIQNKRPRFS; encoded by the exons atggACCGTAATATAATAGGGCACATACCCGACTTGTCTTTTGAGGGAGATGATGAATACCAAGAACGAGAAAGAGACCAAAGACTTCAGGATGGAGATGATTTACCAACTAATAGACTTCATGTCTCTGCAACGTCAACTGAAATGGATACATTACGTTTTGTTCATAGATGGGTTGTGAAGCAATTTCCAGTTTACCAAGAATTATACAATACAGGAGACTTTTTAGAGTCAAA ttgttTTGGTAGTTCTGATGGTAACTACAAATTTCgtctaaaattatttccaAAAGGAAAAGATGATGATTGTCATagttttttatctttatatttgACAATTAGAAATTGTCCAACAAATaggataaaatttaaagtgaATTTCTATGTTGAGACAACAGAAGGAACAAAAGCATGTAgtttaaatagaaatatgGTTACTATTCACAAAGGTGGGATTGTTACAGCGTCTAAATTTTATGCTCTTGAAGAGATAAGAGATAAACCATCTTTATTTCTACCTGATGAAGCATTAACAATTTGTGCCGAGTTACTTGTTTTTAAAGATCCAACATCTAGACGTGTTGGTATGGACCAGTTAGGTGAAGCTTTTGCTGATGATTTAGTTGATGCAGATAATATAGATTTCCCAATGCGTTTTGATAGTATTAGTTATCCAGTTAATTTTCCAACTCCACTTTCAACCAAGCTTAAATTGTTAGGAAGCCAGGAGGAAACTGATGTGAGATTAAGTATGACACAAACAATTCTTCAAGACAAATTAGATGTCTGTAAAGATGTGGGGAAACTTTTTATGAATGACGAATTGACAGATTTTACCATCATTTGTAATGGAGTTTCTTTCAGAGTTCATAAAGCTATTCTATCAGCGAGATGTACCTATTTTGCTACTATGTTTTCAGATGAAACAAATATGGAATGTAAGTCGGGTGAA gtCACATTTGAAGATTTTGACAATGAAATTATGAAAGCTGTATtaagatttatttatacaGGAGAAGTACTTGAAGAATCTAAATCAATAGAAATGTTAGGAGCAGCTGATCGTTTACAATTAGATTCATTGAAAACATTCATAGAAAAGTGTCTAGTTAGTGAAGTGAATCAATCAACAGTTTGTAATCTCCTTCTTCATGCTGACATCTATAATGCAGAACGTCTAAGAAAACGATGTATAAATTGTATAGGTAGATACCAATCTAAAATTCTTCAATCAGAGGATTGGGATGagattgaaaaaaaaaatccaaCATTAGCGTCACAAACGTTGAAAGCTGTTGTTATGAGGAATCATCGTACACAAGCAACAGTCCGTGCAGCTCCAATGGAAAATAATGTAATCCAAAATAAGAGACCTCGTTTCTCATAA
- a CDS encoding Zinc finger, RING-type domain and Zinc finger, RING/FYVE/PHD-type domain and Zinc finger, C3HC4 RING-type domain-containing protein, giving the protein MTFGFTCYVCLDQMNSNNMMAISCGHVMCGTCYNTMYLKRGEEKICGLCRHRFGSGLKLFLDDNTTRVNEISHQNNKDGNIYNLERIKNLENDLETEKCVTESLNLELKEKQLEIIEQKTVALALQREIEDNHERINKLTKKLSEFENKPLIKNRINEPDDDRINYSNIQEQDLKKNETFKRIAK; this is encoded by the exons CTAATAATATGATGGCTATATCATGTGGGCATGTTATGTGTGGAACTTGTTACAATACTATGTATTtg aaaagaGGAGAAGAAAAAATATGTGGTTTGTGTAGACATCGTTTTGGAAGTGgattgaaattatttttagatgaCAATACAACTAGGGTAAATGAAATTTCtcatcaaaataataaagatggtaatatttataatttggaaagaattaaaaatttagagAATGATTTGGAAACTGAAAAATGTGTAACagaatcattaaatttaGAATTAAAGGAGAAACAACTCGAGATAATTGAGCAGAAGACAGTTGCATTAGCATTACAAAGAGAAATTGAAGATAATCATGAGAGAATCAATAAATTGACAAAAAAACTTTCtgaatttgaaaataaacctttaataaaaaatagaattaaTGAACCTGA CGACGATAGAATAAATTATTCCAATATACAAGAACAagatttaaagaaaaatgag ACGTTTAAAAGAATTGCTAAATGA